In one Chroicocephalus ridibundus unplaced genomic scaffold, bChrRid1.1 SCAFFOLD_84, whole genome shotgun sequence genomic region, the following are encoded:
- the LOC134509207 gene encoding kelch-like protein 10, giving the protein MGLPTAILCLEVGDSLPRGASSSSSPREGKMSAVACTAFHGLCPEGTPSDVILSVDGVEFNAHKMVLSNCSAYFGALFSSNCSSADSNVYQIHGTSPETMGLLIEYAYTGTVPLTEDNVESLLVAADRFNVLGVVSLCCHFLKAQLCSENCISIWRFTHYCCCADLREAAHEFILRHLEEVTRVSAEFLELSFNDLQRLLEKDELPVREEATLEAVLTWAAHDLPNRRQHIVFLLSKEGWRSGQKGFFFLK; this is encoded by the exons ATGGGGCTCCCGACAGCCATCTTGT GCTTGGAGGTGGGCGACAGCTTGCCTCGCGgcgcatcctcctcctcctcgcccaggGAGGGGAAGATGAGTGCTGTGGCTTGCACCGCCTTCCACGGGCTTTGCCCGGAAGGGACACCAAGCGATGTGATCCTCAGCGTGGACGGCGTTGAATTCAACGCGCACAAGATGGTCCTCTCTAACTGCAGTGCGTACTTCGG ggctttgttctccagcaactgCAGCAGTGCCGACAGCAACGTCTATCAAATCCACGGCACTTCCCCTGAAACGATGGGGCTCCTCATCGAGTACGCCTACACCGGCACAGTGCCCCTCACGGaggacaacgttgaaagtttgctcgtGGCGGCAGACCGGTTCAACGTCCTGGGCGTCGTCAGCCTCTGCTGCCACTTCTTAAAAGCCCAGCTGTGCTCGGAAAACTGCATCAGCATCTGGAGATTCACCCACTACTGCTGCTGTgctgacctgcgagaagcagcccacgAGTTCATCCTGCGTCACTTGGAGGAGGTGACCAGGGTGTCCGCAGAGTTTCTGGagctctccttcaatgacctgcaacgcctgctggagaaggatgagctccctgtgagaGAAGAGGCCACGCTGGAGGCCGTTCTCACCTGGGCTGCTCATGACCTGCCCAACAGGAGGCAGCACATTGTCTTCTTGCTGAGCAAGGAAGGCTGGAGgagtggacagaagggatttttcttcttaaaataa